One segment of Treponema primitia ZAS-1 DNA contains the following:
- a CDS encoding MGH1-like glycoside hydrolase domain-containing protein — MTRRDFPKIHFYDQDFVDIYDKTWAWIQDCWQGDGERGAIDGRFFSYPGSPVVQQIDAIFSSFFLVYSNRIYHAFPTLDVFYQHQEQNGAIRSAYNIETGEPVVESNNPEGLGLPLFAWAEFNLYHKSGNKKRVKDVIPILDKYTSWIDSVFKRPNGLYEVPLAATGMVNAPREDAVYPVDFNTMMAINVLYMSALADILNDKEASFQYKRQYFSLKTRLNTLMWDNEDGFYYDIDKEEKRIKVKTIAGYWPLLAEISNDDKAERIIDKLSDPVFFGAPHPFPTVAVSEPSFDETGNGFRGSVYPHLTFMVIKGLERYQRWDLARECAIRHLYFVLDSMNPDGNHHKGNLWEAYLPLKEGPAQWPEKPEFPRPQYLTYDALSTICLTIENIVGLFISLPRKTVDWIIPNLEIMGIENLSLKKNMITILSNKSGRGWEIHMESEKLYYFTINILGKKKKTLPIPSGKCSMLIDKL, encoded by the coding sequence TTGACTAGACGCGATTTCCCCAAGATCCATTTTTATGACCAGGATTTTGTGGATATATACGATAAAACCTGGGCATGGATCCAAGATTGCTGGCAGGGAGACGGGGAAAGGGGCGCCATTGATGGTAGATTCTTTTCGTATCCCGGGAGTCCTGTGGTCCAGCAGATTGACGCCATTTTCTCGTCCTTTTTTTTGGTTTATTCAAACCGGATCTACCATGCTTTTCCGACCTTGGATGTTTTTTACCAACACCAGGAACAGAATGGGGCCATCCGTTCGGCCTATAATATCGAAACCGGGGAGCCCGTGGTGGAGAGTAATAACCCCGAAGGCCTGGGGCTGCCCCTCTTTGCCTGGGCGGAGTTTAACCTCTACCATAAGTCGGGGAATAAAAAGCGGGTTAAGGATGTTATTCCCATTCTGGATAAATATACCAGTTGGATCGATTCGGTATTTAAACGGCCCAACGGGCTTTACGAGGTTCCCCTGGCGGCTACAGGGATGGTCAACGCACCGCGGGAGGATGCGGTCTATCCCGTTGATTTTAATACCATGATGGCCATCAATGTGCTCTATATGTCCGCCTTGGCGGATATTCTGAACGATAAGGAAGCCAGTTTTCAGTATAAAAGGCAATACTTTTCACTGAAGACCCGGCTTAATACCCTGATGTGGGACAATGAAGATGGTTTCTATTATGACATTGATAAAGAGGAAAAACGGATAAAGGTAAAAACCATCGCCGGTTATTGGCCCCTATTAGCGGAAATCTCCAACGACGATAAGGCGGAGCGGATCATCGACAAGCTTTCGGACCCCGTGTTTTTCGGGGCCCCCCATCCTTTCCCCACGGTTGCCGTATCGGAACCCAGTTTTGACGAAACCGGTAACGGGTTCCGGGGTTCCGTATATCCTCACCTGACCTTTATGGTGATCAAGGGCCTGGAACGGTATCAGCGCTGGGATCTTGCCCGGGAATGCGCCATCCGCCACCTCTACTTTGTATTGGATTCCATGAACCCCGATGGAAACCACCATAAGGGTAATCTCTGGGAGGCCTATCTGCCATTAAAAGAGGGGCCTGCACAATGGCCGGAGAAGCCCGAGTTTCCCCGGCCCCAATACCTTACCTACGATGCCCTATCCACCATCTGTCTTACCATCGAAAATATTGTTGGTCTGTTTATTTCCCTTCCCCGCAAAACCGTGGACTGGATTATCCCCAACCTGGAAATCATGGGGATAGAAAACCTTTCCCTTAAGAAAAATATGATAACCATACTTTCCAATAAGAGCGGCCGGGGCTGGGAGATCCATATGGAGAGTGAAAAACTTTACTATTTTACGATAAATATTCTGGGAAAAAAGAAGAAGACCCTGCCCATCCCTTCCGGGAAGTGTTCTATGCTCATAGATAAGTTATAA
- a CDS encoding HD domain-containing protein, with product MEKTNRLVAILEIGSTGIRSLIAEIYDAGEWKFMDRAGKPIALGRDVFTSGQVSRESLLECLTVLQNFRELLQGWGIADEDIHCIATSALRAAKNRDVFVDRVHQETGFNFTVVEGIEENRLMYLAVRFAMKNDVPQFWRASSMIIDVGGGSTEIMLLRRGKMVAAHSIKLGTILIDRQSRLALGSVRSQERYLNETIRNTSEQLNAEMVLSHVRTFVVAGADARLVAALIGREVNENCWVIAREEFVKFAEKVQNYSVDETVQKLHIPFADAEGFVPGILVYKLFLERTAAVHVVVPLVSIREGLLIDMARGVDPELQEDFFSQVIASAVNLGRRFHYDELHNRHVANLCLTLFDELLREHGMSRRERMMLEVAATLHDVGMFIRGSGHQKHGQYIVANSEIFGLHQEELDIIANVIRYHRGDLPSPADIDYIALQKDERILMLKMTSILRVADALDRGHSQHIRSITVEKKSEAILLHAQGNYDFSLERIGLEEKAGLFQDVFGYKVILN from the coding sequence ATGGAAAAAACCAATCGGCTGGTAGCCATTCTGGAAATCGGATCGACCGGTATCAGATCGCTGATCGCGGAAATTTATGATGCCGGGGAATGGAAATTCATGGACCGTGCGGGGAAGCCTATTGCCCTGGGTCGGGATGTATTTACCTCCGGACAGGTGTCCCGGGAATCCCTGCTGGAATGTCTTACGGTACTCCAGAATTTCCGGGAGCTCCTCCAAGGCTGGGGTATCGCCGATGAGGATATACATTGTATAGCCACCAGTGCCCTCAGGGCGGCGAAGAACCGTGATGTCTTTGTGGACCGGGTCCATCAGGAAACGGGGTTCAACTTTACGGTGGTAGAGGGTATTGAGGAAAACCGCCTGATGTACCTGGCGGTGCGGTTTGCCATGAAGAACGATGTTCCCCAGTTTTGGCGGGCCAGTTCCATGATCATCGATGTTGGGGGGGGGTCCACGGAGATCATGCTCCTGCGCCGGGGTAAAATGGTGGCTGCCCACAGTATCAAGCTGGGGACCATCCTGATAGATCGGCAGTCCCGGCTGGCCCTTGGTTCTGTCCGTTCCCAGGAACGGTATCTGAACGAAACTATCCGGAATACGTCGGAGCAGCTCAACGCAGAAATGGTGCTCTCCCATGTCAGAACCTTTGTAGTCGCCGGCGCCGATGCCCGGCTGGTGGCGGCTCTGATTGGCCGGGAGGTGAACGAAAACTGCTGGGTCATTGCCCGGGAGGAATTTGTCAAATTTGCGGAGAAGGTTCAGAACTACAGTGTTGATGAAACGGTACAGAAACTCCACATTCCCTTTGCGGATGCCGAGGGCTTTGTGCCGGGTATTCTGGTTTACAAACTTTTTCTGGAACGAACCGCCGCTGTCCATGTGGTGGTTCCCCTGGTTTCCATCCGCGAGGGGCTTCTTATAGATATGGCCCGGGGGGTGGACCCGGAACTGCAGGAGGACTTCTTTTCCCAGGTTATTGCTTCCGCAGTAAATCTGGGGCGGCGGTTCCACTATGACGAGCTCCACAACCGGCATGTGGCTAATCTTTGTCTGACCCTTTTTGACGAGCTGCTCCGTGAACACGGGATGAGCCGCCGGGAGCGGATGATGCTGGAAGTGGCGGCTACCCTCCACGATGTGGGGATGTTTATCCGGGGTTCCGGGCATCAGAAACACGGCCAGTACATCGTGGCCAATTCGGAGATCTTCGGCCTGCACCAGGAGGAACTGGATATTATTGCCAATGTGATCCGTTACCACCGGGGGGATCTTCCTTCCCCCGCGGATATTGATTACATCGCCCTCCAGAAGGATGAGCGGATCCTGATGCTCAAGATGACTTCTATTCTGCGGGTTGCGGACGCATTGGACCGGGGACATTCTCAGCATATCCGCAGTATTACGGTGGAAAAGAAAAGCGAAGCCATACTGCTCCATGCCCAGGGGAATTACGATTTCAGTCTGGAACGGATAGGGCTGGAAGAAAAGGCCGGTTTGTTCCAGGACGTTTTTGGCTACAAGGTTATTTTGAATTAG
- the ppk1 gene encoding polyphosphate kinase 1 produces MDTNTMRFFNRDLSWIDFNERVLEEGLRGDMPPLERFRFLSILSANFDEFFMVRVAAVKRALRSGTGPVSSAETWLGRNPLPDPSGLSPDELLRKIAVKVRSISERQYRCLLNEIFPLLAKGGLELIRPDTYSISHMDYLETFFLGQVYPVLTPLRIEEDGDLPFISGNNLNAAFLLEKEDDDEDEEHIAVIQLPKGLDRIVWLPAEEDSAEIRGGKWALLDDLVLTWGAYLFPGYRVRETMLFKINRDADFSVDEKRDEDFIEAMEEVIEGRTHSPVVRMTYSADSRRLKEELARRLELEEQDLYEAESPMDLGSLMDLANARGFDSLRLKPWKIYSNTAFSEDESLWDRISQRDVLIRLPYESFDPVVRFFQDAAADPQVISIKTALYRTSGNSPIIRALEQAALKGKHVTAVVELKARFDEERNISWANRLEKAGVIVVYGLARLKVHAKISMVIRREKEGVKRYVHLSTGNYNDKTAKLYEDLGIFTAREDIAMDASVFFNMLTGYSAIQSMRKLVIAPTSLKRRLLELIEREAKRSSQEYPGRIIAKVNSLADTDVIEALYGASQAGVKITLVVRGICMLIPGLAGLSENIRVISIIGHYLEHSRIYYFANGGAEEYYLASADWMPRNLERRVELMFPVLQEDIKIQVRDILNAYIRDTIQARLLGSDGSWKRCSQGAKGEETFSVQEHLLSLAAKAGENLWAPRQEFVVRRSDPGKE; encoded by the coding sequence ATGGATACTAATACTATGCGTTTTTTCAACCGTGATCTTTCCTGGATTGATTTTAATGAACGGGTGCTGGAGGAGGGGCTTAGGGGGGATATGCCTCCCTTGGAGCGGTTTCGGTTTCTTTCAATACTTTCGGCCAATTTTGATGAATTTTTTATGGTACGGGTGGCCGCCGTGAAGCGGGCTTTACGTTCCGGTACGGGTCCGGTATCCTCCGCCGAAACATGGCTGGGCCGGAATCCCCTTCCGGATCCATCGGGGCTTAGCCCTGATGAGCTGCTCAGAAAAATTGCGGTGAAGGTTCGTTCCATAAGCGAACGGCAGTATCGCTGTCTGCTGAATGAGATTTTCCCCCTTCTCGCCAAGGGGGGGCTTGAACTGATACGCCCCGATACCTATTCCATTTCCCATATGGATTATCTTGAGACCTTTTTTCTTGGCCAGGTTTATCCCGTACTGACTCCCCTGCGGATCGAGGAAGATGGGGATCTGCCCTTTATCAGCGGGAACAACCTTAATGCGGCCTTTCTCCTTGAAAAAGAGGATGATGATGAGGACGAAGAGCATATTGCCGTCATCCAGCTTCCCAAGGGACTGGATCGCATTGTCTGGCTCCCCGCGGAGGAGGATTCCGCTGAAATACGCGGCGGTAAATGGGCGCTCCTGGACGATCTGGTGCTTACCTGGGGGGCCTATTTATTCCCGGGGTACCGGGTTAGGGAAACCATGCTTTTTAAGATTAACCGGGACGCCGATTTTTCGGTGGATGAAAAACGGGATGAAGATTTTATTGAGGCCATGGAAGAAGTTATTGAAGGACGTACACATTCACCGGTGGTCCGCATGACCTATTCCGCCGACAGCAGGCGGCTGAAGGAAGAACTAGCCCGGCGGCTGGAACTTGAAGAACAGGATCTCTACGAAGCAGAGAGCCCCATGGATTTGGGGAGCCTTATGGACCTGGCCAATGCCCGGGGCTTCGACTCCCTCCGGCTTAAGCCCTGGAAAATTTACAGTAATACTGCTTTTAGCGAAGATGAGTCCCTCTGGGACCGGATAAGCCAGCGGGATGTGCTTATCCGCCTTCCCTATGAATCCTTCGATCCGGTGGTACGGTTTTTCCAGGATGCTGCGGCGGACCCCCAGGTAATTTCCATAAAAACCGCCCTGTATCGTACCAGCGGTAACAGTCCGATCATCAGAGCCCTGGAGCAGGCCGCCCTGAAGGGTAAGCATGTAACTGCGGTGGTGGAGCTAAAGGCCCGGTTTGACGAAGAACGGAATATTTCCTGGGCAAACCGGCTGGAAAAGGCCGGGGTGATCGTGGTATACGGTCTTGCAAGGCTCAAGGTTCATGCTAAGATAAGCATGGTTATCCGCAGGGAGAAGGAAGGTGTTAAGCGGTACGTTCATCTTTCCACGGGAAACTACAACGATAAGACCGCAAAGCTGTACGAGGATTTGGGGATCTTTACCGCCCGTGAAGATATTGCCATGGACGCCTCGGTGTTTTTCAATATGCTTACGGGGTATTCGGCGATCCAGTCAATGCGGAAACTGGTGATTGCCCCCACAAGTTTAAAGCGGCGTCTTTTGGAACTGATTGAGCGGGAAGCGAAACGATCAAGCCAGGAGTACCCCGGGAGGATCATTGCTAAGGTGAATTCCCTGGCGGATACGGATGTGATCGAAGCCCTGTATGGAGCTTCCCAGGCGGGTGTAAAAATCACCCTGGTGGTGCGGGGCATCTGTATGCTGATCCCCGGACTTGCCGGGCTTTCGGAAAATATCAGGGTGATAAGTATTATCGGGCATTACCTGGAACATTCCCGGATCTACTACTTCGCCAATGGCGGCGCTGAGGAGTACTATTTAGCAAGCGCCGACTGGATGCCACGTAATCTTGAGCGGCGGGTAGAGCTGATGTTTCCGGTGCTGCAGGAGGATATTAAAATCCAGGTTCGGGATATTCTGAATGCCTATATACGGGATACTATTCAGGCCCGGCTTCTGGGGAGTGATGGTTCCTGGAAACGATGTTCCCAAGGGGCCAAGGGGGAGGAGACCTTTTCTGTTCAGGAGCATCTTCTTTCCCTGGCTGCGAAGGCCGGGGAGAACCTGTGGGCGCCCAGGCAGGAATTTGTGGTACGCCGCAGCGATCCCGGAAAGGAATAA
- a CDS encoding class I SAM-dependent rRNA methyltransferase, which yields MKRIILKHGEEGRIRTGHPWVYDNEVAKILEGFAGGKGSGLGDSDSVDLLPGEIADVESSRKEYLGRALVNPNSKIIARIYSPSKEGMDKGFFKRRIREAVNRRTLTGSNFDLHRESARLVFAEADFLPGLIVDRFVGWPLKELESAVSLRPITFDLAEAALGPPRSWLAVQFLVYGMDSRREEILATLEEVLEQDGFIIPGDIPLGKPAGIVEKSAAKVRELEGLPLQEGLVRGDFPAEGIVIFENGFPFMLNLIDGQKTGHFLDQKDNHRAAAAYVQSAGSSTLRVLDAFSYTGGFGIHAGMAGAAQVTCVDASAPALETVRINAALNGVGDRVTAVEADVFEYLRTAERQKEQFDLIILDPPAFAKTRSALEGALRGYKEINLRAINMLKPGGVLVSCSCSHALDEIRFRYMITEAAADAGKRLIMLDFRRQPTDHPALVGYEESLYLKCGIYRVVG from the coding sequence ATGAAGCGAATAATACTAAAGCACGGCGAAGAAGGGCGTATCCGCACAGGCCACCCCTGGGTCTATGACAATGAGGTCGCAAAAATTCTCGAAGGTTTTGCCGGCGGTAAAGGTAGTGGTCTCGGTGATTCGGATTCCGTAGATTTACTGCCCGGAGAAATTGCCGATGTGGAAAGTTCCCGGAAGGAATATCTGGGCCGGGCCCTGGTAAACCCCAACTCGAAGATCATCGCCCGGATTTACAGCCCCTCCAAGGAAGGCATGGACAAGGGCTTCTTCAAACGGCGGATCCGGGAGGCGGTAAACCGGCGGACTTTGACGGGGAGTAATTTTGATCTACACCGGGAATCCGCCCGGCTGGTTTTTGCCGAAGCGGATTTTCTTCCGGGGCTTATTGTTGATCGTTTTGTAGGCTGGCCCCTTAAGGAACTTGAATCCGCAGTATCACTGCGCCCTATTACCTTTGATCTTGCTGAAGCCGCCCTGGGTCCGCCCCGGTCCTGGCTTGCGGTACAGTTCCTGGTCTACGGTATGGACAGCCGCCGGGAAGAAATACTTGCCACCCTGGAGGAAGTGCTGGAACAGGATGGTTTTATTATTCCCGGCGATATTCCCCTGGGTAAACCTGCGGGCATTGTTGAGAAGTCCGCAGCAAAGGTGCGGGAACTGGAAGGGCTGCCATTACAGGAGGGGCTGGTCCGGGGCGATTTCCCCGCCGAGGGTATTGTTATATTCGAGAACGGCTTTCCCTTTATGCTGAACCTGATAGACGGGCAGAAGACCGGCCATTTCCTCGATCAGAAGGATAACCACCGCGCTGCCGCCGCCTATGTTCAGTCCGCCGGATCGTCAACGCTGCGGGTCCTGGACGCCTTTTCCTACACCGGCGGCTTCGGCATACACGCCGGTATGGCGGGGGCGGCGCAGGTAACGTGCGTGGATGCCTCTGCCCCGGCCCTGGAAACGGTACGGATAAACGCCGCCCTGAACGGAGTAGGGGACAGGGTTACTGCCGTTGAGGCCGATGTCTTTGAATACCTGCGGACCGCCGAGCGGCAAAAGGAACAGTTTGATCTTATTATTCTGGACCCTCCGGCTTTTGCAAAAACCCGTTCAGCCTTAGAGGGGGCGCTCCGGGGTTACAAGGAAATCAACCTGCGGGCAATTAATATGCTTAAACCCGGCGGGGTCCTGGTGAGCTGTTCCTGCAGCCATGCCCTGGACGAGATCCGCTTCCGGTACATGATAACCGAGGCTGCCGCCGATGCGGGCAAGCGGCTTATCATGCTGGATTTCCGGCGACAGCCGACGGATCATCCGGCGCTGGTGGGCTACGAGGAGTCGCTGTACCTCAAGTGCGGGATTTACCGGGTTGTGGGATGA
- a CDS encoding fructose PTS transporter subunit IIA yields the protein MTVTEVMSELVLQLGVIIFAVRLGGRLVKLAGIPSVLGELLAGVVIGPYALGGIVLPGFPHGFFPLGEGALAVSSELYAFATVASIILLFASGLETDLGLFLRYSVVGGVVGIGGVVFSFTLGALTGVFLLHTTFIDPRCLFLGILSTATSVGITARILSDQKRMDSPEGVTILAAAVFDDVLGIIALAIVLGIVALITSGGGSLNAANILGIAGKALGIWLGFTALGLIFSKKIAAFLKLFKHTFDFSVLALGIALVLAGIFEKQGLAMIIGAYVTGLSLSKTDIAAIIQERIHGLYEFFVPIFFAVMGMMVNMREIISPSVLVFGGIYTLMALASKVVGCGGPALFLGFNLRGALRIGTGMIPRGEVALIIAGIGLASGVLDTQLFGVIILMTLITTLVAPPLLNASLKIPGSGTRKPAKSDDSVVSEWEFYSDEIADLVVDNLLRDLKAEGFYVQMMNIDEGLSQARKDDISLSITEEESVVTIETSILDMPFVKTAVFEVMLRLNDTIQKLKDSSDPQAMKKELVDSGGRTNENILSLIQAECVSLRLQGNTKKEILAEMVDILADNGKLEDRSLVLEDILQREKTMSTGMQDGIALPHAKSDGVKDICVAVGIKKSGVDFESMDGNPSQIFIMVISPKKVSGPHLQFLASVAAVLQSDEIRQKVIEADSRPQVVSLLRKGKL from the coding sequence ATGACGGTCACTGAAGTTATGTCCGAATTGGTCCTCCAGTTGGGGGTCATCATTTTTGCCGTTCGTCTTGGGGGTCGGCTGGTTAAGCTTGCCGGTATTCCTTCGGTGTTGGGGGAACTGCTGGCGGGGGTGGTGATCGGTCCCTATGCCCTGGGGGGTATTGTCCTTCCCGGGTTTCCCCACGGTTTTTTCCCCCTGGGGGAGGGTGCCCTGGCAGTAAGCTCCGAACTCTACGCCTTTGCCACGGTGGCTTCTATCATATTGCTTTTTGCTTCGGGGCTGGAAACGGACCTGGGGCTTTTCCTCCGCTACTCCGTGGTGGGCGGGGTGGTCGGTATAGGCGGGGTGGTCTTCTCCTTTACCCTTGGCGCCCTTACGGGGGTGTTTCTCCTGCATACCACGTTTATAGACCCCCGATGCCTCTTCCTGGGGATACTCTCCACGGCCACGTCCGTAGGCATCACCGCCCGGATACTGTCGGACCAGAAGCGGATGGACTCCCCTGAGGGGGTTACTATCCTCGCGGCGGCGGTCTTTGACGATGTGCTGGGGATTATCGCCCTGGCCATAGTGCTGGGCATCGTTGCCCTTATCACCAGCGGCGGGGGCAGCCTGAACGCCGCAAATATCCTCGGTATAGCAGGGAAGGCCCTGGGGATCTGGCTGGGCTTTACCGCACTGGGGCTGATCTTCTCCAAGAAAATTGCCGCCTTTCTTAAACTATTCAAGCATACCTTCGATTTTTCCGTTCTGGCCCTGGGTATAGCCCTGGTCCTGGCGGGGATTTTCGAAAAACAGGGCCTGGCCATGATCATTGGCGCCTATGTCACGGGGCTTTCCCTTTCGAAAACGGATATCGCGGCGATTATCCAGGAACGGATCCACGGGCTCTACGAATTTTTTGTTCCCATCTTTTTTGCCGTCATGGGCATGATGGTGAACATGCGGGAAATTATCTCCCCCTCGGTACTGGTCTTCGGCGGCATCTATACCCTGATGGCCCTTGCTTCCAAGGTGGTGGGCTGCGGCGGTCCGGCGCTGTTCCTGGGCTTCAACCTCCGGGGCGCCCTGCGCATTGGTACCGGCATGATACCCCGGGGCGAGGTAGCGCTCATTATCGCCGGGATTGGGCTTGCGTCGGGAGTCCTGGACACCCAGCTCTTTGGGGTTATCATCCTCATGACCCTGATCACCACCCTGGTGGCGCCCCCTCTCCTGAACGCCTCTTTGAAAATTCCCGGTTCTGGTACCAGGAAACCCGCAAAGTCCGACGATTCGGTGGTGTCGGAATGGGAATTCTACTCCGATGAAATCGCCGATCTGGTGGTGGACAACCTCCTCCGGGATCTAAAGGCGGAGGGCTTTTATGTTCAGATGATGAACATCGACGAGGGGCTTTCCCAGGCCAGGAAGGACGATATCAGTCTTTCCATTACCGAAGAGGAAAGTGTGGTTACCATAGAAACATCGATTCTGGACATGCCCTTTGTAAAGACCGCGGTTTTTGAGGTTATGCTCAGGCTGAACGATACTATCCAGAAGCTGAAGGATTCCTCGGATCCCCAGGCGATGAAAAAAGAATTGGTGGATTCAGGCGGGCGGACTAACGAAAATATACTGTCCCTGATTCAGGCGGAATGTGTTTCCCTCCGGCTTCAGGGAAATACAAAAAAGGAGATCCTTGCCGAAATGGTGGATATCCTTGCGGATAATGGGAAGCTTGAAGATAGATCCCTGGTTCTGGAGGATATCCTTCAGCGGGAAAAAACCATGAGTACCGGGATGCAGGATGGTATTGCCCTGCCCCATGCCAAGAGTGATGGGGTAAAGGATATCTGTGTGGCGGTGGGCATTAAAAAAAGCGGCGTTGATTTTGAATCCATGGACGGGAACCCTTCCCAGATTTTCATTATGGTCATTTCACCAAAAAAAGTTTCCGGCCCCCATCTCCAGTTTTTAGCTTCCGTGGCGGCGGTACTGCAGAGCGATGAAATCCGGCAAAAGGTGATCGAAGCCGATTCCCGGCCGCAGGTGGTATCTTTATTGCGGAAGGGAAAGCTCTAG
- the holA gene encoding DNA polymerase III subunit delta, with translation MSKGNCLLFLGPEFGEKQDAIEEIRRNIKKQFGAPAEETSFYAGETPVNEMVSILRNGSLFADTRLFFIKNAELLKKKDELELLASYMAAPQDDTTMILISDNTSLDKTLEKAADKAGKRVFWELFENKKTEWVANFFRREGFKINEEGIEAILELVENNTDSLKRECSRLTLFLDKNSVVGEAEVEKWLSHTREESAFTLFSRIAEGDLTRSVEILHTLLAAKETPVAILGVLAWCFRKLRDYLALTAKSAAPDDFEFKKIGLASSKARKDYAAAGRRYGAAGADTCLSLTAGFDIRIRSSGAGFESILMDQYLYEVICKA, from the coding sequence ATGTCAAAAGGAAACTGCCTTCTTTTCCTGGGCCCCGAATTTGGGGAAAAGCAGGACGCCATTGAAGAGATACGGCGGAATATAAAAAAACAATTCGGCGCTCCTGCGGAAGAAACATCCTTTTACGCCGGGGAAACGCCGGTAAACGAAATGGTCTCAATACTGCGCAACGGTTCCCTCTTTGCGGATACTCGGCTCTTCTTTATTAAAAACGCTGAACTCCTGAAAAAAAAGGATGAACTGGAATTGCTGGCCTCCTACATGGCTGCCCCCCAGGATGACACCACGATGATCCTCATTTCCGACAATACCAGCCTGGACAAGACCCTGGAAAAAGCGGCGGACAAAGCGGGTAAACGGGTTTTCTGGGAACTCTTCGAGAATAAAAAGACCGAATGGGTGGCTAACTTTTTTCGCCGGGAGGGCTTTAAGATTAATGAGGAGGGTATAGAGGCTATTCTGGAATTGGTGGAAAACAACACCGACAGCCTCAAACGGGAATGTTCCCGGCTCACCCTGTTTTTGGACAAGAACTCGGTCGTGGGGGAAGCGGAAGTAGAAAAATGGCTTTCCCATACCCGGGAAGAATCGGCCTTTACCCTCTTTTCCCGGATCGCCGAGGGGGACCTTACCCGGAGCGTAGAGATCCTCCACACCCTCCTGGCTGCCAAGGAGACACCGGTGGCTATCCTAGGGGTACTCGCCTGGTGCTTCCGCAAGCTCCGGGACTACCTCGCCCTCACCGCCAAAAGCGCCGCTCCGGATGACTTTGAATTCAAAAAAATAGGCCTTGCCTCAAGCAAGGCCCGCAAAGACTATGCCGCAGCCGGCCGGCGTTACGGCGCCGCCGGGGCCGATACCTGCCTGTCCCTTACCGCCGGCTTTGACATCCGCATCCGCTCAAGCGGCGCAGGCTTTGAATCGATCCTGATGGATCAGTATTTGTACGAAGTAATCTGCAAAGCCTAG
- the lexA gene encoding transcriptional repressor LexA, which translates to MKELTQRQRDVLDFITEYIKIHAYPPTMREIGEHFVISVKGAYDHVEALRKKGFIRLGDKRSRTIEIIKTEQDHSVNTLVIEVPLLGTVAAGRPILSEENWEGAIPIHHSLLKKNAQYFALKVRGDSMIGAGIVDGDVAVIEKQESAENREIVVALVDEAVTLKRFFKESNRVRLEPENVKYKPIFTQNARILGRLAHIIRSY; encoded by the coding sequence ATGAAAGAACTTACCCAGCGACAGCGGGATGTGCTGGACTTCATCACAGAGTATATTAAAATTCATGCCTACCCTCCCACCATGCGGGAGATAGGAGAACATTTCGTTATTTCCGTTAAAGGCGCCTACGACCATGTGGAAGCGCTCCGGAAAAAAGGCTTCATCAGACTGGGAGATAAACGTTCCAGGACCATAGAGATTATCAAAACCGAACAGGATCACAGCGTCAATACACTCGTAATTGAGGTACCCCTGCTGGGTACGGTTGCCGCCGGACGGCCCATTCTCTCCGAAGAAAACTGGGAAGGCGCCATTCCCATCCATCATTCCCTGTTGAAAAAAAACGCCCAGTACTTCGCCCTTAAAGTCCGGGGGGATTCTATGATCGGAGCGGGCATTGTGGACGGGGATGTGGCGGTTATCGAAAAACAAGAATCCGCGGAAAACCGGGAAATTGTGGTAGCCCTGGTGGATGAGGCGGTAACTTTAAAACGGTTCTTTAAGGAAAGCAACCGGGTCCGGCTGGAACCGGAAAATGTCAAATACAAGCCCATATTTACCCAGAACGCCCGTATCCTGGGTCGTCTGGCCCATATAATCCGTTCTTACTGA